Proteins from one Prevotella sp. E2-28 genomic window:
- a CDS encoding glycosyltransferase family 4 protein — protein MTLFLTYTIIAILLLVAELVYFKVADHFNIIDKPNERSSHSTIVLRGGGIIFAISMLVWFMLQVLETFGTSGEAERMVRDYLPFLIGLVLICGVSFWDDVKSLPDKVRLIAQFLSMGLAAWCMIQGSELMALDWYWLILIGIAALIVFVGATNIINFMDGINGITAGYSLAVLVPLALLNDSSLSRIGELENKTAGFIEESYLIVAIIGVLVFCIFNFRPKGKAKCFAGDVGSIGIAFIMLFAIGKLIVQTGDITYLILLLVYGVDGCLTIIHRIILHENLGEAHRKHAFQLMANELKIGHVKVTLLYMTMQLTVSLGFVFLCPDTVAAHWIYFVGALLVLSVAYVLFKMKYYHLHAEYLASLKS, from the coding sequence ATGACATTGTTTTTAACTTATACTATAATTGCGATATTGCTGCTTGTTGCAGAACTTGTGTATTTTAAGGTGGCGGATCATTTTAATATCATTGATAAGCCGAATGAGCGTTCTTCGCATAGCACTATTGTGCTGCGTGGCGGGGGCATCATATTTGCAATTTCGATGCTGGTCTGGTTCATGCTACAGGTTCTTGAGACCTTCGGAACAAGCGGCGAAGCCGAGCGAATGGTTAGGGATTATCTGCCATTTCTCATTGGTCTGGTGCTGATATGCGGGGTGAGCTTCTGGGATGATGTGAAGTCGTTGCCAGATAAAGTCAGGCTTATCGCGCAATTCCTTTCCATGGGACTAGCAGCATGGTGTATGATTCAGGGTTCGGAGTTGATGGCTCTAGATTGGTACTGGTTGATTCTAATTGGTATTGCAGCATTAATTGTATTTGTAGGAGCCACGAACATCATCAATTTCATGGATGGTATCAATGGCATCACGGCAGGGTATAGTCTCGCAGTGCTTGTGCCGCTCGCGTTGCTCAATGATTCAAGTTTATCAAGAATTGGAGAATTAGAGAATAAAACAGCTGGATTCATAGAGGAGTCATATTTGATTGTGGCAATCATCGGCGTACTGGTGTTCTGCATCTTCAACTTCCGTCCTAAGGGTAAAGCAAAGTGTTTTGCGGGGGATGTGGGATCGATTGGTATTGCTTTCATCATGCTTTTTGCTATCGGTAAATTGATTGTGCAGACAGGGGATATCACTTATCTGATTCTGCTGCTTGTATATGGCGTGGATGGCTGCTTGACCATCATCCATCGTATCATATTGCATGAGAACCTGGGTGAGGCGCATCGTAAACATGCGTTTCAGTTGATGGCAAATGAGTTGAAGATAGGACATGTGAAGGTGACGTTGCTATATATGACGATGCAGCTGACTGTTTCATTGGGATTTGTCTTCCTGTGTCCAGATACAGTTGCTGCGCACTGGATATACTTCGTTGGTGCTCTCCTAGTCCTCAGTGTGGCGTATGTGCTCTTCAAGATGAAGTATTATCATCTGCATGCGGAATACTTGGCGTCTCTCAAAAGTTGA
- a CDS encoding four helix bundle protein encodes MEIFGYRKLIAYQKGKDVVKRTYQLLKKFPSDEKHAMCNQLRRASVSITSNIAEGVNRYSVKDKSHFIEMSYGSLMEVSSQFEIAEELGYITTEERVSMDKLIEEEARLLSGLQNSYKQSTNSTDSKH; translated from the coding sequence ATGGAGATTTTTGGATATAGAAAGTTGATAGCATATCAGAAGGGAAAGGACGTTGTTAAACGTACCTATCAACTTTTGAAAAAGTTCCCTTCTGATGAAAAGCACGCCATGTGCAACCAGTTGAGACGTGCATCTGTCTCTATAACTTCAAACATAGCAGAAGGTGTAAACCGCTATTCGGTAAAAGATAAATCGCATTTCATTGAGATGTCGTATGGCTCCTTAATGGAGGTTTCATCTCAATTTGAAATTGCAGAGGAATTAGGTTATATAACAACAGAGGAACGTGTGAGTATGGATAAGTTGATAGAGGAAGAAGCCAGATTACTGTCTGGGCTTCAAAACTCTTATAAACAATCAACTAATTCAACTGACTCTAAACACTGA
- a CDS encoding WbuC family cupin fold metalloprotein, which yields MTINQELLEKLFEEAKVNPRLRTNLDLRTSAEDGSQRMLNAMLPGTEVAIHRHPMSNENVILIKGRLDEVLYEEVTSADGKVTLKETERIHLCPEEGVYGCQVPKGVWHTVEVIEPSVIYEGKDGKYGEDGSETYKG from the coding sequence ATGACAATTAACCAAGAATTACTGGAAAAACTGTTCGAAGAGGCGAAGGTAAATCCTCGCCTTAGGACGAATCTGGACCTGAGGACATCGGCAGAGGATGGATCGCAACGCATGCTGAATGCCATGCTGCCAGGAACGGAAGTGGCGATACATAGACACCCGATGAGTAATGAGAATGTGATTCTCATTAAAGGGCGATTGGATGAAGTGCTGTATGAAGAAGTGACTTCTGCAGATGGCAAAGTAACTCTGAAAGAGACGGAGCGTATACATCTGTGTCCAGAAGAGGGTGTGTACGGATGTCAGGTGCCGAAAGGGGTTTGGCATACCGTGGAGGTGATTGAACCATCGGTTATCTACGAAGGTAAGGATGGTAAGTATGGTGAGGATGGAAGTGAGACGTATAAAGGATGA
- the dgt gene encoding dGTP triphosphohydrolase produces MDKGKVYSIDWEKYLQPERLRQSGTHASIEWDSRNQFESDFGRVIFCPAIRRMHDKTQVIPLTSGDTILTRLTHSMQVMSVAESFAHYYTRSESFIRTYGEKAYAYDASISAILRTAALLHDIGNPPFGHFGEITIQNYFKKYLEDHHIIKERQAWDFTQFDGNALGLRIVSMLQYTGTLDGLNLTYPTLGAYLKYPNKGKANGDGYVGEHKHGIFETEEALFDKIVSCCNMKVDDKRIKRHPLSFLVEAADSICYGTMDMEDGYNIQWYTFDNMVETLNKYIYQIAIKNKKVDALKKYLTDAKKPETFSIEKLIGFNRKWKDGTEKDKRRLILDFRVALIGYLTKLAIDNFENNLEAIDKGEYSNELLKDDDLDVFGALSDFAQRKIIARRDIQELELTGNSVINGLLDILMSYAFSEDKKFRKKIKAVISKSRMEATLHENFNKEVRFKTFNEEDLWNFDIEQLDNYSKLRLIVDFVASMTDKYSLELYQKFAGLKM; encoded by the coding sequence ATGGACAAGGGAAAAGTTTATTCAATTGATTGGGAGAAATATCTGCAACCTGAGAGACTAAGACAGTCAGGAACCCATGCATCAATAGAATGGGATAGTAGAAACCAATTTGAGAGCGATTTTGGGAGGGTGATTTTCTGTCCTGCAATCAGAAGAATGCACGACAAGACACAGGTAATCCCCTTGACAAGTGGTGATACCATACTGACACGCCTTACTCATTCTATGCAGGTGATGAGCGTGGCTGAGTCGTTTGCTCATTATTATACGAGGTCTGAGAGTTTTATTAGAACATACGGAGAAAAGGCGTATGCCTATGATGCTAGTATTTCTGCTATACTAAGAACGGCAGCGCTGCTGCATGATATAGGGAATCCGCCATTCGGTCATTTCGGTGAGATTACAATTCAGAATTATTTCAAGAAATATCTGGAGGATCATCATATCATTAAAGAAAGGCAGGCATGGGACTTTACTCAGTTTGATGGAAATGCATTGGGGCTGAGAATAGTTTCGATGTTGCAATATACAGGAACGCTTGACGGACTGAATCTGACTTATCCCACACTTGGGGCTTATTTGAAGTATCCCAATAAGGGTAAGGCCAATGGCGATGGATATGTGGGAGAGCATAAACATGGGATATTTGAAACCGAGGAAGCGCTATTTGATAAGATAGTGTCATGTTGCAACATGAAGGTGGATGATAAGAGGATAAAACGCCATCCTTTATCGTTCTTGGTTGAAGCTGCTGATAGTATATGTTATGGCACCATGGATATGGAGGACGGTTATAATATACAGTGGTACACGTTCGACAATATGGTTGAAACCCTTAACAAATATATCTACCAGATTGCGATAAAGAATAAGAAAGTGGATGCTCTGAAGAAGTATTTGACTGATGCAAAGAAGCCAGAAACATTCTCTATTGAGAAACTGATTGGATTTAATAGAAAATGGAAAGATGGAACAGAAAAGGATAAGAGGAGACTTATACTTGATTTTCGCGTTGCGCTGATTGGCTATCTGACGAAGTTGGCTATAGATAACTTTGAGAACAACTTAGAAGCTATTGATAAGGGGGAATATTCGAATGAACTTCTGAAGGATGATGATCTCGACGTGTTTGGTGCTCTGAGTGACTTTGCTCAGCGTAAGATTATAGCAAGACGTGACATTCAGGAACTGGAGCTTACTGGCAATTCTGTTATCAATGGGTTGCTGGATATTTTGATGAGTTATGCTTTCAGTGAAGACAAGAAGTTCAGGAAGAAGATTAAAGCTGTTATTTCCAAGAGTAGGATGGAGGCCACATTGCATGAGAATTTTAACAAGGAAGTGCGATTCAAGACTTTTAATGAGGAGGACTTGTGGAACTTTGATATTGAGCAGCTAGATAACTATAGTAAACTGAGGCTGATCGTGGACTTTGTGGCGAGTATGACTGATAAGTACTCGTTGGAGCTGTATCAGAAATTTGCGGGGTTGAAGATGTGA
- a CDS encoding helix-turn-helix transcriptional regulator, translating to MRKVKAIIERAGDGTYSVYMDADDMSYLITGTGKNAEEAINSFKMNYDDMKRYYAEEGKDFEEVEFAYEYDMASFLSYYCKAFSLAGLSRITGVNQGQLSHYVTGHRIPSDKTKQKIQTSIQNFAKELSLVRFI from the coding sequence ATGAGAAAAGTGAAAGCTATCATCGAACGTGCCGGTGACGGGACATATAGTGTATATATGGACGCAGATGATATGAGCTATTTGATCACAGGCACAGGAAAAAATGCGGAGGAAGCTATCAATTCCTTCAAGATGAATTATGATGACATGAAACGCTACTATGCAGAAGAAGGAAAAGACTTTGAAGAAGTAGAATTTGCATATGAGTACGACATGGCTTCATTCCTTTCCTATTATTGCAAGGCATTCTCTCTTGCGGGATTGTCAAGAATCACTGGCGTGAATCAAGGCCAGTTAAGTCATTACGTTACAGGTCATCGTATCCCCTCAGACAAGACCAAACAAAAGATTCAGACCTCCATTCAAAACTTTGCAAAGGAGCTGAGTCTAGTACGCTTTATATAA
- a CDS encoding type II toxin-antitoxin system HicA family toxin: protein MKYSELEKKIRKAGCFDTGKQMAGHPIWHSPITGKDFKMSNHGSEEVATGTLNAILKAAGLK, encoded by the coding sequence ATGAAATATAGTGAGTTAGAAAAGAAAATAAGGAAGGCTGGTTGCTTCGATACAGGAAAACAAATGGCAGGACATCCCATCTGGCACAGTCCAATAACAGGAAAAGACTTCAAAATGAGTAATCACGGAAGTGAAGAAGTAGCAACAGGTACTTTAAATGCAATCCTAAAAGCAGCAGGCCTTAAATAA
- a CDS encoding class I SAM-dependent DNA methyltransferase translates to MRISLSQYYTTPEVSNLFASLIDFSNVESVIDLGAGEGALVNEVYKELKKKATYVVADIDKTNCLKLKDNKEYKVYNIDCTNQNLSQRLHCKYSTIDMAVCNPPYGILDNTDFYTKLLDNLHLGYYGGCKSISSDLIFLAYNLLFLRENGVLAIILPNGALSGERYKKFREGLFSYYTVEQIVELPEKAFDYTEAKTGIFVIRKKRPDNSLIQLNRYVNGQLGEPIFKDSSLLYNRIDFRESRPLVNVAIAGEAKIEIRRGKFTHKYLKESKSLYFHTTHFKTSDGCFRGEYDDKISVASKNSFLMARVGKRCVGKVLLVKDGNIRYSDCVYNIIVPKKYISCFVSYFESTEYKEWIKDVAHGICSFVMTKGDVEEMLLRKIAEFRGPGGQD, encoded by the coding sequence ATGAGAATATCATTGTCTCAATACTATACAACCCCAGAGGTCTCAAATCTTTTTGCGAGCCTTATAGATTTTTCAAATGTGGAAAGCGTAATAGATTTAGGTGCTGGTGAAGGAGCTTTAGTAAATGAGGTATACAAAGAATTAAAGAAGAAAGCAACCTATGTGGTGGCTGATATAGACAAAACTAATTGTCTAAAATTGAAAGATAATAAGGAATATAAGGTTTATAATATTGATTGTACTAACCAGAATCTTTCTCAACGACTCCATTGTAAATACAGCACCATTGATATGGCTGTATGCAATCCTCCTTATGGAATCTTAGATAATACCGATTTTTATACGAAACTTTTAGATAATCTGCATCTTGGATATTATGGAGGGTGTAAGTCTATATCATCAGATTTAATATTCCTGGCATATAATCTTCTCTTTTTACGAGAGAATGGAGTTTTGGCAATCATTTTACCTAATGGAGCACTGTCGGGGGAGAGGTATAAAAAGTTTAGAGAAGGATTGTTTAGTTACTATACTGTAGAGCAAATAGTAGAACTGCCGGAGAAAGCTTTTGATTATACCGAGGCCAAAACGGGTATTTTTGTTATAAGAAAAAAACGCCCAGACAACTCATTAATTCAGCTCAATCGCTACGTTAATGGTCAATTAGGGGAACCAATATTCAAAGATTCTAGTCTTTTGTATAATCGAATTGATTTCAGAGAAAGCCGTCCTCTGGTAAATGTTGCTATCGCTGGAGAGGCTAAAATAGAGATAAGAAGAGGCAAGTTTACGCATAAGTATTTGAAAGAATCGAAATCGCTGTACTTTCACACTACACATTTTAAAACATCGGATGGATGTTTTAGAGGTGAGTATGATGATAAAATAAGTGTTGCTTCGAAGAATTCATTTCTAATGGCTCGTGTAGGAAAAAGATGCGTAGGGAAAGTTTTATTGGTGAAGGATGGGAATATAAGGTACAGTGATTGTGTGTATAATATTATAGTCCCGAAAAAGTATATCAGTTGTTTCGTCTCTTATTTTGAGTCTACAGAATATAAAGAATGGATAAAAGACGTTGCTCATGGAATATGTTCTTTTGTAATGACAAAAGGCGATGTCGAAGAAATGCTTCTGAGAAAGATTGCTGAATTTCGGGGACCGGGGGGACAGGACTGA
- a CDS encoding helix-turn-helix domain-containing protein yields the protein MKKEFSLEEKMSAIGFVFQGESARSVSRRLHLGHHILYEWIESYKLLGIEGLKFKRKKKKRLSYEEKCKIVREYQESELTLFQLSAKYQLSSSIIGNWVKLVERNGFEALESRRSRHLQTGEHMIKRLPKEEYEKENERLRKENERLRLENLLLKKVRALVEEREARNRAIGHGPSKN from the coding sequence ATGAAAAAAGAATTTAGTTTAGAAGAAAAGATGTCCGCAATTGGTTTTGTGTTCCAAGGCGAGTCAGCCCGTTCCGTGTCCCGTAGACTCCACTTAGGCCATCATATTCTATATGAGTGGATAGAGAGTTACAAACTCCTTGGCATTGAAGGTCTAAAATTCAAGCGGAAAAAGAAAAAGAGGCTCTCATATGAAGAAAAATGCAAAATTGTTCGCGAATATCAAGAAAGTGAATTAACTTTGTTCCAGCTTTCAGCTAAATATCAATTGTCAAGCTCGATAATTGGCAATTGGGTTAAATTGGTTGAGCGAAATGGATTTGAAGCACTGGAATCTCGACGATCCAGGCATCTCCAAACTGGTGAGCATATGATTAAACGACTACCCAAAGAAGAGTACGAGAAGGAGAATGAGCGCCTTCGCAAGGAGAACGAACGCTTAAGGCTGGAGAATCTCCTGCTAAAAAAAGTGAGAGCCTTAGTCGAGGAAAGAGAAGCTCGAAACAGAGCGATTGGGCATGGGCCATCGAAGAACTAA
- a CDS encoding IS3 family transposase, translating into MEELRRNEHADLAVLLELKKMARSTFYYHLKHHKKQDKYKEVKDMIYIIFHKHKGRYGYRRITLELRKDGSLINHKTVKKLMDEMELKSEVRKVKFHSYKGEVGKTAPNIIDRDFTAEIPYQKLATDVTQMTIGGRKIYLSPILDMCDGEILAYSITEKPNMEMVLGMLNQMYRRIKLPEGVVLHSDQGWHYQHVAYQNSLKKHGIIQSMSRKGNCLDNAMMENFFGLMKSELLYSGKYTSADAFIKDLIDYIEYYNNERIKLRLNGMSPVQYRKMLTASIV; encoded by the coding sequence ATCGAAGAACTAAGGCGTAATGAGCATGCAGATTTAGCTGTCCTGCTGGAGCTCAAGAAGATGGCGCGTAGTACATTCTATTATCACCTCAAGCATCACAAGAAGCAAGACAAGTACAAGGAAGTAAAAGATATGATATACATCATATTCCATAAGCATAAAGGACGTTACGGATACCGGCGTATAACGCTGGAACTCCGTAAAGATGGCAGTCTTATCAATCACAAGACAGTCAAGAAGCTTATGGACGAAATGGAACTGAAGAGCGAGGTGAGGAAGGTGAAATTTCACTCCTATAAAGGAGAAGTTGGCAAGACTGCGCCTAATATCATAGACAGGGATTTTACAGCAGAAATACCTTATCAGAAGCTGGCAACAGACGTGACCCAGATGACGATAGGCGGACGCAAGATTTACCTGTCACCTATACTTGACATGTGCGATGGTGAGATCCTTGCATATTCAATCACAGAGAAGCCAAACATGGAAATGGTACTCGGTATGCTCAACCAGATGTACAGGCGTATAAAGCTGCCTGAGGGTGTCGTATTGCACTCTGACCAAGGATGGCACTACCAGCACGTAGCCTACCAGAATAGTCTAAAGAAACATGGCATTATCCAAAGCATGTCTCGCAAGGGAAATTGTCTGGATAACGCCATGATGGAGAATTTCTTTGGTCTCATGAAGTCAGAACTACTGTATTCTGGGAAGTACACATCAGCAGACGCCTTCATCAAAGACCTGATAGATTATATAGAATACTATAATAACGAGAGAATAAAACTGAGGCTTAATGGCATGTCGCCCGTACAATACAGGAAGATGCTTACTGCTTCGATTGTTTAA
- a CDS encoding tyrosine-type recombinase/integrase: MACRPYNTGRCLLLRLFNCPNFGVHFRLVTITGKGQKTRMCPLWAKTCRVLRNLIGTRGESEFLFTNRFGNPITRYGIYEMVTKYGKAIESQYPAVKEKRLSPHTIRHTTASHLLQAGVDINTIRAWLGHVSIETTNQYAEINMKMKIEAIEICNIVNVKIPKRHWRDDKGLMDFLISI, translated from the coding sequence ATGGCATGTCGCCCGTACAATACAGGAAGATGCTTACTGCTTCGATTGTTTAACTGTCCAAACTTTGGGGTTCACTTCAGACTTGTCACAATAACTGGTAAGGGACAGAAAACCAGGATGTGTCCATTATGGGCAAAGACTTGTAGAGTGCTGCGCAATTTGATTGGTACGAGAGGCGAGTCAGAGTTTCTATTTACGAATCGTTTTGGAAACCCAATAACTCGCTATGGTATTTATGAAATGGTCACTAAGTATGGGAAAGCAATTGAATCGCAATATCCCGCAGTAAAGGAGAAACGGCTCAGCCCTCATACCATCAGGCATACCACAGCCTCTCATTTGTTACAGGCTGGGGTAGACATAAATACTATTCGCGCCTGGCTTGGCCATGTGTCAATAGAAACCACCAACCAATATGCAGAAATTAATATGAAAATGAAAATTGAAGCAATTGAGATATGTAACATTGTAAATGTCAAAATTCCCAAGCGTCATTGGCGTGATGATAAAGGACTAATGGATTTTCTCATAAGCATTTAA
- a CDS encoding MGMT family protein, whose translation MKDYPDRMTPEQARKFGDDVLNIVSQIPRGRVTTYGHIAALAGWPSHSRMVGRTLRYTPGAENLPCHRVVNKEGRTAPGWSRQRTLLEEEGVTFKSNGHVDMLRYLWEPELG comes from the coding sequence ATGAAGGACTATCCCGATAGGATGACACCAGAACAGGCGAGGAAGTTTGGTGATGATGTGCTGAACATCGTCAGCCAGATTCCTCGTGGTCGAGTAACTACGTATGGACATATTGCTGCCCTAGCAGGTTGGCCCAGTCATTCACGTATGGTAGGTCGCACATTACGATATACTCCTGGAGCTGAGAACTTGCCCTGTCATCGAGTAGTCAATAAAGAAGGCCGCACAGCCCCAGGGTGGTCTCGCCAGCGGACGTTGTTGGAAGAAGAGGGTGTGACCTTTAAGAGCAACGGGCATGTGGATATGCTGCGGTACCTTTGGGAGCCGGAATTGGGGTAA
- a CDS encoding superoxide dismutase produces MKEIELMALPYALDALEPVISKQTLEFHHGKHLAGYVNNLNGLMPGSGFEEASLEEIVLKAQGGMLNNAGQIMNHNLYFGQFFDKRSGKAERAGEPSKLAPSGQLAEAIVRDFGSLEAFKEEFQKKGATLFGSGWVWLSADKDGKLVITQETNAANPIQKGLKPLLTFDVWEHAYYLDYQNRRPDHLAALWQIIDWNVIEQRYQNK; encoded by the coding sequence ATGAAAGAAATCGAATTGATGGCATTGCCGTATGCATTGGATGCATTGGAGCCGGTAATTAGTAAGCAGACGCTGGAGTTTCATCATGGGAAGCATCTGGCGGGGTATGTGAATAATCTTAATGGGCTTATGCCTGGGAGCGGATTCGAGGAGGCTTCGCTGGAAGAGATTGTGCTGAAGGCTCAGGGCGGTATGCTGAATAACGCTGGGCAGATTATGAATCACAATCTGTATTTCGGACAATTCTTCGACAAGCGAAGCGGCAAAGCCGAGCGCGCGGGGGAGCCAAGCAAACTGGCTCCCTCAGGACAATTGGCTGAGGCCATCGTGCGCGACTTTGGGTCGCTTGAGGCGTTCAAGGAGGAGTTTCAGAAGAAGGGCGCTACGCTCTTTGGCTCTGGCTGGGTGTGGTTGTCTGCTGATAAGGATGGTAAGCTCGTGATTACTCAGGAGACTAATGCGGCCAATCCTATTCAGAAGGGTTTGAAGCCGCTGCTGACCTTCGACGTGTGGGAGCATGCGTATTATCTTGACTATCAGAACCGTCGTCCTGATCATCTTGCTGCCCTCTGGCAGATTATTGACTGGAACGTCATCGAACAACGCTATCAGAACAAATAA
- the rbr gene encoding rubrerythrin, which produces MKELKGTKTEQNLKEAFAGESMARNKYTYFASKAKKDGYVQIAAIFEETAANEKEHAKMWYKYLNGGSVSDTKTNLADAANGENFEWTDMYARMAQEAREEGFDEIAEKFEQVGAIEKHHEERYRKLLKNIEDAVVFSREDDVIWQCSNCGHIVIGKKAPEVCPTCDHPQSYFQIKASNY; this is translated from the coding sequence ATGAAAGAACTGAAAGGAACAAAGACCGAGCAGAACCTCAAGGAGGCTTTTGCAGGCGAGAGTATGGCACGCAACAAGTACACGTATTTTGCTTCTAAGGCCAAGAAGGATGGCTACGTGCAGATAGCTGCTATCTTTGAGGAGACAGCTGCCAACGAGAAGGAGCACGCGAAGATGTGGTATAAGTACCTGAATGGCGGAAGCGTGAGTGATACAAAGACGAACCTGGCGGATGCTGCCAATGGTGAGAACTTCGAATGGACGGACATGTATGCGCGTATGGCCCAGGAGGCTCGTGAGGAGGGCTTCGACGAGATTGCCGAGAAGTTCGAACAGGTTGGCGCTATCGAGAAGCATCACGAGGAGCGTTATCGCAAGCTGCTGAAGAACATCGAGGATGCTGTGGTATTCTCTCGTGAGGATGATGTCATCTGGCAATGCAGCAACTGTGGTCATATCGTCATTGGCAAGAAGGCTCCCGAGGTGTGTCCTACCTGCGACCATCCACAGAGCTATTTCCAGATTAAGGCTAGTAATTATTAG
- a CDS encoding four helix bundle protein, with translation MKAWQEARKLVVDVYRLLDGFPKFETYALCDQIRRSVVSVSSNLAEGSGRFSLKEQLHFYEISYGSLMEAYNQLIIAADLNYIGADNLEELRPQIDTVARMLNGLRSSLIKKENNSKP, from the coding sequence ATGAAAGCTTGGCAAGAGGCTCGCAAGTTAGTGGTAGACGTTTATCGCTTGCTTGATGGGTTTCCGAAATTTGAAACATATGCTCTTTGTGATCAGATAAGAAGATCTGTCGTTTCGGTTTCTTCAAACCTCGCAGAGGGGAGTGGACGGTTTTCATTAAAGGAACAACTCCATTTCTATGAGATTTCATATGGTTCATTGATGGAGGCCTACAATCAGTTAATAATAGCTGCAGATCTAAATTATATAGGTGCTGACAATCTTGAAGAGCTAAGACCACAGATAGATACTGTGGCACGTATGCTAAACGGATTACGGTCATCACTCATAAAGAAAGAAAACAACAGTAAACCATAA
- a CDS encoding DNA alkylation repair protein, whose amino-acid sequence MTAREIIAFMESLQNEEQRRILMGFFKTGPGEYGEGDEFLGLKVPQTREVVKNVWKDFPLSEVPELLMSKWHEVRLCGLLILVAKFEKLATKRLENDEKAICGRDEILTMYLQYAEQANNWDLVDLSVHKILGHWLLLPTHLGNSLFSKELRNQGIIPIFLLGQASHGAERPDSLDNRNLRIKILDSLAQSDNLWKQRMSMVCSWKTSQMGDPSWCLRYAEVHLHHPHDLMHKAVGWMLREMGKRCSMDLLREFLHQHAHEMPRTMLRYAIEKMPEQERQYWMKR is encoded by the coding sequence ATGACAGCCCGGGAAATCATTGCCTTTATGGAGTCGCTGCAGAATGAAGAGCAGCGACGGATACTCATGGGGTTCTTTAAGACGGGGCCTGGTGAGTATGGCGAGGGCGATGAGTTCCTAGGGTTGAAGGTGCCACAGACACGTGAGGTGGTAAAAAACGTATGGAAGGATTTTCCCCTGAGCGAGGTGCCCGAGTTACTCATGTCGAAATGGCATGAGGTGAGGCTCTGCGGCTTGCTGATACTGGTGGCGAAGTTCGAGAAACTGGCCACTAAGCGACTGGAGAATGACGAGAAGGCTATCTGTGGGCGAGATGAGATCCTCACGATGTACCTTCAGTATGCTGAGCAGGCGAACAACTGGGACCTCGTAGATTTGTCCGTCCATAAAATCCTTGGTCATTGGCTGCTACTGCCAACTCATCTAGGGAATAGTCTTTTTTCTAAGGAATTAAGGAATCAAGGAATTATTCCTATATTCTTGCTTGGGCAAGCGTCTCATGGAGCCGAGCGCCCAGATTCCTTAGACAATAGAAACCTTAGAATCAAAATACTCGACTCCTTAGCACAAAGTGACAACCTCTGGAAGCAGCGCATGAGCATGGTTTGTTCGTGGAAGACTTCTCAGATGGGCGATCCGTCGTGGTGCCTGCGTTATGCAGAGGTTCATTTGCATCATCCGCATGACTTGATGCATAAGGCCGTGGGCTGGATGCTGCGTGAGATGGGTAAGCGTTGCTCGATGGACTTATTAAGAGAATTCCTTCACCAGCATGCCCACGAGATGCCTCGCACCATGCTGCGCTATGCTATCGAGAAGATGCCTGAGCAGGAACGCCAGTATTGGATGAAAAGATAA
- a CDS encoding N-acetylmuramoyl-L-alanine amidase, which produces MRKIHLIIVHCSATRCNKPFPVTSLIACHQERFGFTGYHYYITRDGQVYQTRHEQLVGAHAKHYNEHSIGICYEGGLNEKGEETDTRTPEQKTSLWHLIRSLKVDYPDAYILGHCELPGVTKSCPCFIASEEYATLQPPRQNDLLI; this is translated from the coding sequence ATGCGAAAGATTCATCTGATTATTGTTCACTGCAGCGCCACCCGCTGCAACAAGCCCTTCCCCGTCACCTCCCTGATAGCCTGCCATCAGGAACGCTTCGGCTTCACCGGCTACCACTATTACATCACCCGCGATGGCCAGGTCTATCAGACTCGCCATGAGCAACTAGTAGGAGCCCATGCCAAGCATTACAACGAGCACTCTATCGGCATCTGCTATGAGGGAGGGCTCAACGAAAAAGGTGAGGAAACAGACACACGCACGCCCGAGCAGAAAACCTCCCTCTGGCATCTGATCCGCTCACTGAAAGTAGATTATCCCGATGCCTATATTTTAGGGCACTGTGAGCTGCCAGGTGTCACCAAGTCCTGCCCCTGCTTCATCGCCAGCGAGGAGTATGCCACGCTTCAGCCTCCCCGCCAAAATGATCTTCTTATTTGA